One part of the Tunicatimonas pelagia genome encodes these proteins:
- a CDS encoding GPW/gp25 family protein translates to MRPYYQLPLNFTDLLQKKRLALCNLEDAIRQHIHLIIKTHYHEYRFDANYGCYVWDKDFDNIQSVSKWKDELEDLVLQSLNAYEKRLAKMQVAITIDEPEMLDPKTQQIIRHRKRITILVQGIIKKTNQAFHHTEYMFFSPLSLA, encoded by the coding sequence ATGCGTCCGTATTATCAATTACCCCTGAACTTTACCGACCTTTTGCAGAAAAAGCGGTTAGCTCTTTGCAACTTAGAAGATGCCATCCGCCAGCATATCCACCTAATTATTAAAACGCACTACCACGAATATCGCTTTGATGCTAATTATGGTTGCTATGTGTGGGATAAAGACTTTGATAACATTCAAAGCGTATCTAAATGGAAAGATGAGCTGGAAGATTTGGTGCTACAGTCGCTAAATGCCTATGAGAAACGTCTGGCGAAGATGCAGGTAGCTATTACAATCGATGAACCGGAAATGCTTGATCCGAAAACCCAGCAAATAATTCGCCACCGGAAGCGCATTACTATTTTAGTACAAGGAATTATAAAAAAAACGAACCAAGCCTTCCACCATACCGAGTATATGTTTTTTAGCCCGCTATCTTTGGCCTGA
- a CDS encoding ATP-dependent Clp protease ATP-binding subunit produces the protein MLSTLTLTDESKRTIQIAQSLAKEYQNAQFTPAHLLHALLHKDVGLRELLESLDQDIPYLQEWAEVRIENLSKNTRIPEEPPGDAKVSSVINEADLIRLKLNEEDISPLVILAALCKPNVAFTKDQLKTFPLTADDLLSTVVAEEAIQEAISPAAGTKPKKSTPSKTKALFKYCNDKTSLAREGKIDPIIGRDRETRMMVEILGRRTKPNVLIVGEPGVGKTALADGFALDIVNEKVPAYLASAVLFELDLGSLVAGASYKGEVEDRLKNIIKEVKTFEKAILFIDELHLMLDSTGPVGSGAANLLKPELARGEITVIGATTNEEYRKYIEKEEAFSRRFEVLRVEEPDVTVAERMVRTLVPLYEQHHTITVGKGTPREAVQLAKRYIKDRRLPDSAIDLLDRTMAAIRMADETSEKELQQLEEKLKASATEAVSDTLAELRWFHRELKDKVSPILFSQLEDDIDEKELDTAETLRDYLQSTIDALLKLTGNKKGSVEKADVAAVVAHKTGIPLGKIQTKEREKLLNMEEHLKQRVIGQDHAIKVISDAVLESRSGLTKPGQPIGSFFFLGPTGTGKTELAKSLAEFLFNDESTLLRFDMSEFKEEHSAAVLLGAPAGYVGYEEGGILVNKIREKPYAVVLFDEIEKAHASVFDIFLQIMDEGKLHDRLGKEGDFSNAVVLFTSNIGSQYIMDTFAEGELPTSQQMMERMRGSFRPEFLARVTEIVPFAPIQEENVVKIFDIHVKKLLALLGKQGIALNISDKAKQQLALSGYTPEYGARPLTGVIRNQLRRPISKLIIAGSVKKGSVIELDVDDMGELVWKYE, from the coding sequence ATGTTATCAACCTTAACGCTGACGGATGAGAGCAAGCGGACTATTCAGATTGCCCAATCGTTAGCCAAAGAATATCAAAACGCTCAGTTTACCCCCGCTCATTTGCTGCACGCTCTGTTGCATAAAGATGTAGGGCTACGCGAGCTGCTAGAATCCCTCGATCAAGACATTCCGTACCTGCAAGAGTGGGCCGAAGTCCGCATTGAAAACCTCTCTAAGAACACCCGCATCCCCGAAGAGCCACCGGGCGATGCAAAGGTCTCATCCGTGATTAATGAAGCTGATTTGATTCGGCTCAAACTCAATGAAGAAGATATTAGTCCTCTGGTAATTTTGGCAGCACTGTGCAAACCCAATGTTGCCTTCACTAAAGATCAGCTTAAAACCTTTCCGCTTACGGCGGATGATCTGCTGTCTACCGTCGTAGCCGAAGAAGCTATTCAGGAAGCAATTTCCCCTGCAGCCGGGACTAAACCCAAAAAATCTACTCCTAGCAAAACCAAAGCTTTATTCAAGTACTGCAACGACAAAACCTCACTAGCCCGCGAAGGTAAGATTGACCCCATCATCGGTCGTGATCGCGAAACCCGCATGATGGTGGAAATTCTCGGACGGCGCACTAAACCCAATGTACTTATTGTGGGTGAACCCGGTGTCGGTAAAACCGCTCTCGCCGATGGTTTTGCCCTGGATATCGTGAACGAGAAAGTCCCCGCATACCTAGCCTCAGCCGTATTGTTTGAACTAGACTTAGGTTCATTGGTGGCTGGGGCATCTTACAAAGGTGAAGTAGAAGACCGACTAAAAAATATTATCAAAGAAGTTAAGACCTTTGAAAAGGCGATTCTCTTTATTGATGAGTTGCACCTAATGCTAGATAGCACTGGCCCAGTCGGCAGCGGAGCGGCTAATCTACTCAAACCTGAACTAGCTCGGGGCGAGATTACCGTCATTGGGGCGACAACTAACGAAGAGTACCGCAAATACATTGAGAAAGAAGAAGCCTTTAGCCGTCGCTTTGAAGTACTGCGGGTAGAAGAACCGGATGTAACCGTGGCTGAACGTATGGTGCGAACGTTAGTTCCCCTTTACGAACAGCACCATACCATCACCGTCGGAAAAGGTACTCCCCGCGAAGCGGTGCAACTCGCCAAACGCTACATCAAAGACCGTCGTTTGCCCGACTCAGCCATCGATTTGCTTGACCGCACCATGGCTGCTATCCGTATGGCAGATGAAACCTCCGAAAAAGAGCTACAGCAACTCGAAGAAAAACTGAAAGCCTCTGCCACCGAAGCGGTGAGCGATACGCTGGCTGAACTGCGCTGGTTCCACCGCGAACTGAAAGATAAAGTCAGTCCGATATTATTCAGCCAACTAGAGGATGATATCGATGAGAAGGAACTGGATACAGCTGAGACACTGCGCGATTATCTGCAATCTACCATTGATGCCCTACTCAAGTTGACCGGAAATAAAAAGGGCAGCGTAGAAAAGGCGGATGTTGCCGCCGTAGTCGCCCACAAAACGGGCATTCCATTAGGGAAAATTCAGACCAAAGAGCGGGAGAAGCTCTTGAATATGGAAGAGCACTTGAAGCAGCGGGTAATCGGGCAAGACCACGCCATTAAAGTGATCTCCGATGCCGTACTAGAGTCTCGTTCCGGTCTAACTAAGCCCGGTCAACCGATTGGTTCGTTCTTCTTCCTCGGCCCCACCGGAACGGGTAAAACCGAACTGGCTAAGTCGCTGGCCGAATTTCTGTTCAATGATGAGTCTACGCTGCTGCGCTTCGATATGTCGGAGTTCAAGGAAGAACATTCGGCAGCCGTGCTACTGGGCGCTCCGGCGGGCTACGTGGGCTACGAAGAAGGCGGCATTCTGGTCAACAAAATCCGAGAGAAGCCTTACGCCGTAGTGCTGTTTGACGAAATCGAGAAAGCCCATGCTTCAGTCTTTGATATCTTCTTGCAAATTATGGACGAAGGCAAGCTGCACGACCGACTGGGCAAAGAAGGCGACTTCTCTAACGCAGTAGTGCTGTTCACCTCCAACATCGGCAGTCAGTACATCATGGATACTTTTGCTGAGGGAGAGTTACCTACTTCCCAGCAGATGATGGAACGGATGCGGGGCAGCTTCCGTCCGGAGTTCCTGGCGCGGGTCACTGAAATTGTTCCTTTCGCCCCCATCCAGGAAGAGAATGTGGTGAAGATTTTTGACATCCACGTGAAGAAACTACTAGCACTGCTGGGTAAACAAGGAATTGCCCTCAACATTTCCGATAAAGCCAAGCAGCAGTTGGCACTGTCAGGCTACACTCCCGAATACGGAGCACGACCGCTCACCGGAGTCATTCGCAACCAGTTGCGCCGACCTATTTCTAAGCTTATCATCGCCGGAAGCGTAAAAAAAGGCTCAGTCATTGAATTGGATGTGGATGATATGGGGGAACTAGTATGGAAATACGAATAA
- a CDS encoding type VI secretion system contractile sheath protein TssC: MAEEKAQTAQVATKEVALDNPKKVLEESSDELIEYGGFELIESSVDGAKVMNPEGKARRNIFLTEGAKKEERQKLKKQLQLWHDLLSENDDISAMVDQCQEKVEKAEELLKENLKKALGETSELERNYRSLAMFYKNTETDKVRNITIFNADIDRLKDLDNTLVIDKITEELKARHDRLDLRENYSLMVIPGYLGSNKVVEKWAKIAYQNKTMLVTDFSHLDDPDAVVEEFDAANLTGGEIHRSNVMMTCNWLVGREQYEDLDEDEPMYIPPSTALAGKIYSTLIAQPTAGKMHGGLNEVDGVAFPLKKSEISELEKRGLVPMVKEWEKVMAFSAKTLYNGNDIGLQTYSVVRVFDYVGKVIIDFLNRQAFVNWTPKVQKDLSREISKYLKSIMGSDKIIQDYKLMKLEQDPETKRINIDLHITPFFPAKNFLLKLGGTKGDTAEEWQSEYAEQ, from the coding sequence ATGGCAGAAGAAAAAGCACAAACCGCCCAAGTTGCAACCAAAGAGGTGGCACTAGATAACCCCAAAAAAGTTTTAGAAGAAAGCTCCGACGAACTCATCGAATACGGCGGGTTTGAACTCATTGAATCCTCGGTAGACGGAGCGAAAGTGATGAACCCCGAGGGTAAAGCCCGACGAAATATCTTCCTCACCGAAGGAGCTAAAAAAGAGGAGCGGCAGAAGCTTAAGAAGCAGTTACAACTCTGGCACGATTTACTCAGCGAAAACGATGATATTTCGGCGATGGTAGACCAATGCCAAGAAAAAGTAGAGAAAGCTGAGGAATTACTAAAGGAAAATCTCAAAAAAGCCTTAGGCGAAACCTCCGAGCTAGAGCGCAACTACCGCTCGCTGGCTATGTTCTACAAAAACACAGAAACTGATAAAGTTCGCAACATTACCATCTTCAACGCGGACATTGACCGTTTGAAAGACCTGGACAACACTTTAGTGATCGACAAAATTACCGAAGAGCTAAAAGCCCGTCACGATAGGCTAGATTTACGCGAGAACTACTCATTAATGGTTATCCCCGGCTACCTAGGCTCTAACAAAGTAGTAGAAAAATGGGCCAAGATTGCCTACCAGAACAAAACTATGCTGGTGACGGACTTTAGCCATCTGGATGATCCCGATGCAGTGGTGGAAGAATTTGACGCGGCCAACCTGACCGGAGGCGAGATTCACCGCTCTAATGTAATGATGACCTGCAACTGGTTGGTAGGGCGTGAGCAGTACGAAGACCTGGATGAGGACGAACCGATGTACATTCCGCCGTCAACGGCCTTAGCCGGAAAAATCTACAGCACCCTGATTGCCCAGCCTACTGCCGGAAAAATGCACGGTGGCCTGAACGAAGTAGATGGCGTAGCTTTCCCATTGAAGAAAAGTGAGATTTCTGAGTTGGAAAAGCGTGGCTTAGTACCCATGGTGAAAGAGTGGGAAAAGGTAATGGCGTTCTCGGCCAAAACGCTCTATAACGGCAACGATATTGGCTTGCAAACCTACTCGGTCGTTCGCGTATTCGACTACGTAGGTAAAGTGATTATCGATTTCTTAAACCGTCAGGCATTTGTCAACTGGACGCCTAAGGTGCAGAAAGATTTGAGTCGGGAAATCTCCAAGTACCTCAAGAGCATTATGGGTAGCGATAAGATCATTCAAGACTACAAACTGATGAAACTAGAGCAAGACCCCGAAACCAAACGAATCAATATTGACCTGCATATCACCCCTTTCTTCCCCGCCAAAAACTTCCTACTGAAGCTTGGAGGTACGAAAGGTGATACCGCCGAGGAGTGGCAGTCAGAATATGCTGAGCAATAA
- a CDS encoding type VI secretion system baseplate subunit TssF — MQLNRENQFQRDKVKQRLLKTAAELWGYDEIELEELDPLVDLLFGACAVQFEKTARELHQSRTRTLKQLASLLLPEALTIPTPAHAVLHVRPLEPQQIITTEQQFIASQEVVNPDNLAKPEKKDVFFSPALNTTLVNGDVRYLAFGRKLLQTAGVLPREVLLSASDKASALPTQSLWVGLEFPSKLSSIDDLTFYFDWKNQPDAAYYRSLLPSTQWFLDGQPIRTRSGYAPVKVRHRTDTNEWQDQLPNVSEVLEQQALQSYQTSFITVNQLTGLASSTPYPTVFSSVFDTESLATLPKTITWIEVRFPQLMPAEVLSNTVCAINCLPVTNRRLIRSNRPYRVGKLLNIIPLPTTDYFLTIRQVTTDSGVAYRNVPFQRFKTLEPNTYAIREEGVSRFDQRNATEFSNHLLDLIRDENAAFEALGSSRVVQDIKAIKQLISRLERQIAASTKNPDVEHYLALNAERDENVWVEFWSTLGATANRLPSGTKLQPYKSNDFQANDLLLVTPSHGGRDKPSDTEKVHSFRSALLSRDRLVTEEDMKAACYARLGDLIDSVTFGKGVRVLPRSNQALERTLDITIRLTTDAKMTEAELESTERDLQQFIHQRSSTVLPIQVILKNEQ, encoded by the coding sequence ATGCAACTCAATCGGGAAAATCAATTTCAGCGGGATAAGGTAAAACAGCGGCTGCTCAAAACTGCTGCTGAACTATGGGGTTACGACGAAATTGAACTGGAAGAGCTAGATCCGCTAGTTGATCTTTTGTTCGGAGCCTGCGCCGTACAATTTGAAAAAACTGCCCGAGAACTACATCAGTCCCGAACCCGAACACTAAAGCAATTAGCTAGTTTACTGTTGCCCGAAGCACTCACTATTCCTACTCCCGCTCACGCCGTACTGCACGTGCGCCCGCTGGAACCGCAGCAGATTATCACTACCGAACAGCAGTTTATCGCCTCTCAGGAGGTAGTAAATCCCGATAACTTAGCCAAACCCGAAAAGAAAGATGTTTTTTTCTCTCCGGCACTGAATACTACACTCGTTAACGGTGATGTGCGCTACCTGGCTTTTGGACGAAAGCTGCTGCAAACTGCCGGAGTTTTGCCCCGAGAAGTTTTACTTAGTGCTTCCGATAAAGCCTCGGCCTTACCTACGCAGTCGCTGTGGGTAGGGCTGGAGTTTCCTTCTAAACTTAGTAGCATTGACGACCTCACCTTTTATTTTGATTGGAAAAACCAGCCCGATGCGGCCTACTACCGAAGTTTACTACCTTCTACCCAGTGGTTTCTGGATGGACAGCCCATCCGAACCCGCTCGGGTTACGCTCCGGTAAAAGTCCGCCATCGTACCGATACAAACGAGTGGCAAGACCAACTGCCTAATGTTAGCGAGGTGCTGGAACAACAAGCACTACAATCATATCAGACATCATTCATTACCGTTAACCAGCTAACCGGATTGGCCAGCAGCACGCCATACCCTACAGTTTTTTCATCCGTTTTTGATACTGAAAGTTTAGCAACCCTACCCAAGACAATCACTTGGATTGAAGTTCGCTTCCCACAACTCATGCCCGCCGAAGTGTTATCCAACACCGTTTGCGCTATTAACTGCCTACCCGTTACTAACCGTCGGCTGATCCGTAGTAACCGTCCTTACCGAGTTGGTAAGCTCTTGAATATTATTCCTTTGCCTACTACCGATTATTTTCTAACGATACGTCAGGTAACCACCGACTCGGGAGTGGCTTACCGAAATGTGCCTTTTCAGCGTTTTAAAACCTTAGAACCCAACACCTACGCCATCCGGGAAGAAGGAGTAAGCCGCTTTGACCAGCGTAATGCCACTGAGTTTTCTAATCATTTGTTAGATCTTATCCGCGACGAAAACGCTGCTTTTGAGGCATTAGGTAGCAGTAGAGTGGTTCAGGATATAAAGGCTATTAAGCAACTTATTTCTCGGCTAGAGCGTCAGATTGCCGCTAGCACTAAAAATCCGGATGTTGAACACTACCTAGCTTTAAATGCGGAGCGAGACGAAAACGTTTGGGTAGAGTTTTGGTCAACGCTAGGAGCCACAGCCAACCGGCTTCCCTCTGGCACGAAGCTTCAGCCCTACAAAAGCAATGATTTTCAGGCTAACGACTTACTTTTGGTAACGCCCTCCCACGGTGGGCGAGATAAGCCTAGCGATACAGAAAAAGTGCATTCGTTCCGAAGTGCCTTACTTTCGCGAGATCGTTTGGTAACCGAAGAGGATATGAAAGCCGCTTGCTACGCTCGATTAGGTGATTTAATAGATTCCGTCACGTTTGGCAAAGGCGTTCGAGTGCTGCCCCGCTCCAATCAGGCTTTAGAACGCACCCTAGATATCACTATTCGACTTACAACTGATGCTAAAATGACCGAAGCTGAACTGGAAAGTACTGAGCGCGATTTGCAGCAATTCATCCACCAACGATCTTCTACGGTGCTACCCATCCAAGTAATCTTGAAAAATGAGCAATGA
- the tssD gene encoding type VI secretion system tube protein TssD produces MAVRARLDLDKLNDVRVIDFSYSFSRDIDASGRPSGIVRGGTLQMTIESTKSAFLPTWMTLAQGKTKEGQIEIMDDTDDEKPIKTIKFKDAYIVEYGENFSWQGGENMMETFVISCREITIEGDGGPAVYENEWPM; encoded by the coding sequence ATGGCAGTACGTGCAAGACTCGATTTAGACAAGTTAAACGATGTTCGCGTTATTGATTTCTCTTACAGTTTTAGCCGTGATATTGATGCTTCCGGTCGTCCTTCCGGCATTGTTCGGGGCGGAACCCTCCAGATGACGATTGAATCGACTAAAAGTGCTTTCTTGCCCACCTGGATGACCCTGGCCCAAGGTAAAACTAAAGAGGGGCAAATTGAGATCATGGATGATACCGATGATGAAAAGCCCATCAAAACGATTAAGTTTAAAGATGCCTACATCGTCGAGTACGGCGAAAACTTCAGTTGGCAAGGAGGTGAAAATATGATGGAAACCTTCGTCATTTCCTGCCGAGAAATTACCATTGAAGGCGACGGTGGCCCAGCAGTTTATGAGAATGAGTGGCCGATGTAA
- a CDS encoding type VI secretion system contractile sheath small subunit, which yields MNEVEIGGQLVPQQSFEAITQISSNRTLLVQKLSSRPTKPEPITGLKTVNEVFDHFKPNVKVAFDTEDGTSVDEELKFSTLGDFTKKGIVEQSAFLKDLHAQQDGYHKFMKQLKSNKILKTALQNPEAKQAYLQALQAMIQEIEQAE from the coding sequence ATGAATGAAGTTGAAATTGGCGGTCAACTAGTACCGCAACAATCCTTTGAAGCGATTACGCAAATCTCATCCAACCGTACTTTGTTGGTGCAGAAACTAAGTTCGCGACCTACCAAACCCGAACCGATTACCGGACTAAAGACGGTGAACGAAGTGTTTGACCATTTTAAGCCGAATGTGAAAGTTGCGTTTGACACCGAAGACGGCACTTCGGTAGATGAAGAACTAAAATTTTCTACCTTAGGTGATTTCACTAAGAAGGGTATCGTAGAACAAAGTGCGTTCTTAAAAGACCTCCATGCCCAGCAGGATGGCTACCACAAATTTATGAAGCAACTAAAGTCTAATAAAATCCTGAAAACAGCCTTGCAAAACCCTGAAGCGAAGCAAGCTTACTTACAAGCGTTACAGGCAATGATCCAAGAAATAGAGCAGGCCGAATAA
- a CDS encoding sulfatase family protein, whose product MLLRLFLLLSLLIAACQPRTDSSEVDDIPDHPHIVYILADDLGWGDISVQNPDSKISTPNIDRLAQEGIRFTDMHTPSSVCTPTRYGILTGEYAWRSRLKRGVLFGYDLPLIPEKKVTVADLLQRNGYYTAGVGKWHLGLPYQIKEGSDYRQRHQDSITTLGTSGDVDILTAFEAGGPTDLGFDEYYGIPASLDMAPYGYIENNGWETPPTDSVAAEERSPDYAKGFWRGGEASPDFDHRQVLPKITERAVQVIEEHGQTRGNEPLLLYFPLNAPHTPWLPTEEFRGKSKAGKYGDFVVMVDDVVGQVMQALDEQGMTDNTLIIFTSDNGAHIDHVGEEYQHAGNADWRGQKADIHEGGHRVPFIARWPKRIPTNQTSSALGCLTDLMATAAAIIGDSLAAEVGVDSYNLLPVMLGEQQNLHREAVVHHSLDGMFSVRKGDWKLIFGLGTGGFTQPRREEVAEGEPTGKLYNIAEDPGEKNNLYVEESEKVEELTTVLSQYKTEGRSR is encoded by the coding sequence ATGCTCCTACGACTATTCCTCTTACTCAGCTTACTTATTGCTGCTTGCCAACCCCGTACTGATTCTTCTGAAGTAGATGATATACCGGATCACCCGCATATTGTCTACATTCTGGCGGATGATTTGGGTTGGGGCGATATATCGGTTCAAAACCCCGACTCTAAAATTTCTACGCCCAATATTGACCGTTTGGCTCAGGAAGGAATACGCTTTACTGATATGCATACTCCCTCTTCGGTTTGTACTCCCACTCGTTATGGTATCCTGACCGGGGAATATGCCTGGCGCAGTCGACTAAAGCGAGGAGTGCTGTTTGGGTATGACTTGCCACTTATTCCTGAAAAGAAAGTAACCGTAGCTGACCTGTTGCAGCGCAATGGCTACTACACCGCCGGGGTAGGGAAGTGGCATTTGGGTTTGCCTTATCAGATTAAAGAAGGCTCGGATTACCGGCAGCGGCACCAGGATTCAATAACAACGCTCGGCACTTCGGGGGATGTGGATATTCTTACAGCTTTTGAAGCGGGTGGTCCGACTGATTTAGGATTTGATGAGTACTACGGTATCCCAGCTTCGCTGGATATGGCTCCCTACGGCTATATTGAGAATAACGGTTGGGAAACACCGCCTACTGACAGTGTAGCAGCCGAAGAGCGTAGTCCCGATTACGCCAAGGGCTTTTGGCGAGGTGGGGAGGCCTCGCCCGATTTTGACCATCGGCAAGTGTTACCCAAGATTACCGAACGAGCCGTACAAGTGATTGAAGAACACGGGCAAACCCGAGGCAATGAACCTTTGCTTCTGTACTTTCCGCTTAACGCCCCGCATACCCCCTGGTTGCCTACTGAAGAGTTCCGGGGAAAGAGTAAGGCGGGTAAGTACGGTGATTTTGTGGTGATGGTGGATGATGTAGTAGGACAAGTGATGCAAGCATTAGATGAGCAAGGAATGACGGACAATACGCTTATCATTTTCACCAGTGATAACGGGGCGCATATAGACCATGTAGGCGAAGAGTACCAGCACGCAGGGAATGCTGACTGGCGGGGGCAGAAAGCTGATATTCACGAAGGTGGACATCGCGTACCTTTTATTGCCCGTTGGCCCAAGCGTATTCCAACAAATCAAACTTCTAGTGCTCTAGGTTGCCTCACCGATCTGATGGCGACGGCTGCTGCCATCATCGGGGATTCGCTGGCGGCGGAGGTTGGGGTAGACAGCTACAATCTGCTACCTGTTATGCTGGGCGAACAGCAAAACTTACACCGCGAAGCCGTAGTGCATCACTCGCTAGACGGCATGTTTTCAGTACGCAAAGGCGATTGGAAGTTGATTTTTGGGCTAGGCACCGGGGGCTTCACCCAGCCCCGCCGAGAGGAAGTTGCCGAAGGCGAACCTACCGGAAAACTATACAACATAGCTGAAGACCCTGGTGAAAAGAATAACCTTTACGTGGAAGAATCGGAGAAGGTGGAAGAGCTGACCACTGTTTTATCTCAATATAAAACTGAGGGAAGGAGCCGTTAA
- a CDS encoding type VI secretion system Vgr family protein has protein sequence MAQQVELHVTIAGESIAPLSEVSISQDVHQHHTFEISLAADAFRDTGRAILEQSKKYIGKECHIRFSPNLFGKKQSENEFIGIVTEVRLSRLSNGQRTIILQGYSPTILLEGYPQCRTYQEMNLLDIFESTLEAIPQSLATETNSTKEHKNLPYVVQYNESNYAFLQRMAARFGEWCFYDGTQLVFGEPIRNKKIDLPLVKDLFDLDFSFKVQPVNFKVFSYDYSNSTVYESSGANSAVDNLDDYGKFALEQSEQLFSQEPHSTTTQLIAEQQELNDLAEQQKAASANSMVVMNGTSDNPFLNVGSIINITGETANEQDYGEFIITSLSHYVGSSLDYQNSFTAIPAELESPPPSTVKQPVCESQSAIVVDNNDPDKLGRVRVAFPWQSASEPSTPWIRVSQAYGGGKNHGFYFVPETDTEVMVGFEHNNPEKPFVINSLYHKDFNPSFWANNNNSTKVIKTQSGNQIHLIDDENTEKIRILHKDEDNPHNEICLEMEGNGKITITSQGDIDIVAAKSIKMEAAEDIDITAGKDLSISVGKNMVTTVKSELTQEAMRIAATAQQSVETKAGTEVTIDGSTKVAVSGGMDVKIDGGANTTVKGGANLSLEGGAVASLKGALVKIN, from the coding sequence TTGGCACAGCAAGTAGAACTACACGTAACAATCGCGGGGGAATCAATAGCTCCTTTGTCGGAGGTGAGTATTTCGCAGGATGTACATCAGCACCACACCTTTGAAATCTCGCTGGCGGCCGATGCATTTCGGGATACCGGACGAGCTATTTTGGAGCAGTCAAAAAAGTATATCGGTAAGGAGTGCCACATTCGTTTTTCACCCAATTTATTTGGTAAAAAGCAATCGGAAAATGAATTTATTGGAATAGTGACCGAGGTACGGCTGAGTCGCCTGAGCAACGGGCAGCGTACTATAATTTTGCAGGGCTATAGCCCCACCATCTTGCTAGAGGGGTACCCTCAGTGCCGTACTTATCAAGAAATGAATTTGTTGGATATATTTGAAAGTACGCTAGAGGCCATTCCCCAATCGTTAGCAACCGAAACCAACTCCACCAAGGAGCATAAAAACTTACCCTACGTAGTTCAGTACAATGAGTCAAACTACGCTTTCTTACAGCGCATGGCAGCCCGCTTTGGTGAGTGGTGTTTTTACGACGGCACCCAACTTGTTTTTGGCGAACCCATCCGAAATAAGAAAATAGATTTACCATTGGTAAAGGACTTATTCGATCTAGATTTTTCTTTCAAAGTGCAGCCGGTTAATTTTAAAGTATTCTCCTACGATTATTCCAACAGTACTGTATACGAAAGTAGCGGAGCTAACTCAGCAGTAGATAATCTTGATGATTACGGTAAATTTGCCTTAGAACAGTCAGAACAGCTCTTTAGCCAAGAGCCTCACAGCACTACCACGCAGCTTATTGCCGAGCAGCAAGAGCTAAACGATTTGGCCGAACAGCAAAAAGCTGCTTCAGCCAACAGTATGGTGGTTATGAATGGCACCAGCGATAATCCCTTTTTAAACGTAGGCAGCATCATCAACATTACTGGTGAAACCGCGAATGAACAAGACTACGGCGAATTTATTATTACCTCTTTGTCTCACTACGTAGGCAGTTCGCTCGATTATCAGAATAGCTTCACGGCAATTCCGGCTGAGTTAGAATCTCCGCCGCCTAGCACGGTGAAACAACCTGTTTGTGAATCTCAATCGGCTATTGTGGTCGATAATAATGACCCTGATAAACTCGGACGGGTACGAGTAGCTTTTCCCTGGCAATCGGCTTCCGAACCTTCTACGCCCTGGATTCGGGTATCTCAGGCCTACGGCGGAGGAAAAAATCACGGTTTTTACTTTGTCCCCGAAACCGATACGGAGGTGATGGTAGGATTTGAGCACAACAATCCTGAGAAACCATTTGTCATAAATAGCCTGTACCACAAAGATTTTAACCCTTCGTTTTGGGCTAACAACAATAATTCTACGAAGGTCATAAAAACCCAGAGCGGTAATCAGATTCACTTGATTGATGACGAAAATACTGAGAAGATTCGCATCCTTCATAAAGATGAAGACAACCCGCATAACGAGATTTGCCTGGAAATGGAGGGTAACGGAAAGATCACAATCACATCCCAAGGTGATATTGACATTGTTGCGGCAAAGTCAATTAAAATGGAAGCCGCCGAAGATATTGATATTACGGCGGGAAAAGACTTGTCAATCTCAGTGGGCAAAAATATGGTTACCACAGTTAAATCGGAGTTGACCCAAGAGGCCATGCGTATTGCGGCTACGGCTCAGCAGTCGGTTGAAACAAAAGCAGGAACGGAAGTTACCATTGACGGTAGCACCAAAGTTGCCGTTTCGGGCGGGATGGATGTGAAAATAGACGGCGGGGCGAACACCACTGTAAAAGGTGGAGCCAACTTATCGCTAGAAGGTGGGGCTGTGGCCAGCCTGAAGGGTGCCTTGGTGAAAATTAACTGA